GATCTCCTTCATTGAACTGGTCGAAACCAGCTAATGAGAAGAAGCAGCGTGAGCTGGAGAATCGCAAGGCCAAAGTGGCGCCGGCCCCGGTTCTGCCGAGTCCAACATCGAAACCTGCTCCCAAggcaagcaacaacaatgttCAAGAGCAGcaggcaaataaaaaggatAAAAAGCAGAAGGATAAAAAGAGCAACCAGGAGAATCAGCCTAAGACGGCCAAACCGAAGGAGAGAAATAATAACAACGAACAAAAAACCAATGGGGCTCCGTCTACGCCAATACGTGCTCCTCCCGGCTTAAAACCTGGCGGACCGCTAAAGCCACCACCAGGATTCGTGTCCAACGTGACTGTTAACTCGGTGGCCAAGCTGCCCAACAATCTCACGTTCACCAATTCGCTGGGCGAGTCGTATGACATTGTACCCAGCCCCTATACGTACACCGATCCACCAGATACCGAGGTCAGGAATCAGGTAAGCTAACGTCGTTTGCCAATTAGTTAGAAAACATTAACTTAAAAAGCATTTGTCTTGCGTCCAGAAATTGGTTGATGAGGTTATGTCCCTGCTCAAGACCCCAGAGGCGTTGAACGAATTCCGCTTGCTTTCGTCTAAGTTCCGCGACGGATCCTGTTCTGGCCAAGCCTATTACGAGCACTGCCAGTGCGCCATGTTGAGCTCATTTTACAACCTGTTCCCGGAGCTGCTGGCCATGCTGCCGGACATAAGTAAGCAACAGGTAAGACCCGTTTGCAAAACCACATAATAGTAAATAAAGAGTAACTCCATTATTTGCGCCATTTCCAGGAACTTTACCTAGTGCACAAACAACACCTGAACAGCTTGCCGCCCGCCGAGCGCAAATCCGTGCCCGCGCTTGAAGTTTGCAAGGTGTGCAAACAGATCCTCATCACCGCCGACTTAAAGAGCCACCAGCAGGCGCATGAGCTGACCAAAAACTTCCCCGTACTCGGAAGCTCAGCCTCTAACACGCACCGCAATTGAGGTGGTCGGATTGTAGGACAACAAAAGCTTTATCCCTGTATATtttctatgtacatatataccgTGTCAACCATCTAGGAACCATGTCCCCAGATCATGTTGTGAGTGGAAACCCGAAAAAGAACTAGCCGAACCCATCAGTCCATGTAGCGCGACCCACGAAGCCATCTGTTCAATGTGACTTAGTCCGGACAGAAGCTTATCTTGGATGCGTTTCTAATATTTACGAGTGAGCTTGTGTCTAGCAAATGCCCGCAACCTAATAAAGTTCAAATCAATCACAATTATTAGTCGTAATCACCTGGTATGTTTGCCTAACCTGTCGCCCTATCTAATGTCCACATATGGTGGTCGCAAATTGGTTATCACCAAATGGAAATTGGTTGTAGTTGTTGGGTCGTATGGAGCAGATTTATTATCGGACATATGGAGCTCTTCTGCTCTTATCTACGTGGTTTGCTAGCTGGGGAGCGATGCTTGGTAGTTGAGTTTTCTGATTTGAGGAAAAGTAGAGCTTTTGTCGAATATGAAATTCGAGAAAAGCTCATTCTCCATTTTTCTACATAGAATTATTATGAAGGTAGAAATCTATAAAGGCGCGCAGACTCGCGTTagtacatttttaaataaatcaaatttaactAACACTGTTTTGTATTAAGTTTTTATTACGTAACACATAAATGTCTGAATCCATATTAATTACTGGTTATAATGTTactataattatttatatgaaaATGCATTACtgaagattattttttttggataGACCTACGGTCACACTAAAGTcgcaaacaacaataacaatggaCCGGCGAGAGGATGCTCTGCTACAGGTAATGTTATTAATTACCATATATGAATGGAGAAACTGGGGTAATTACTTTATGGAACCCTGTACGACAGGCCCTCCAAACGAACGCCAGCGAGACAGAGCGCTGGGAAGCCTTCAAGCGCGATAATGAGAGCACCATCCGGAACTTGGACAAGTTCGCAAAGAATCTCAGCGTGGAGGTTATGGTGCCCATTGGACGGAAGGCGCTGATGCCCGGCGAGCTGATCCACACCAACGAGCTTCTGGTGGGTCATTACGAGGGCTACTTCTCCGCCTGCTCCTCCCACAAGGCCAAGGAGATCTGCCAGTACCGCCTGAAGCTGGCCGAGGAGCAGCTGAAGAAGCTGGCCGTGGAGAACGATCTGTGGCAGTAAGTGTATCAGTAAATAGAAGTAGGGAAGAGTAATGTTTACGCTCCTCCAACAGGAAAAAACTCCACACTCCATTTGCGGAGGGGGCGGTTCCCAGTGGCGACCAAGTAGAAATTGTGGAGGATTTCAACGAGGAGTCTCACAACAAGTGGTTGGCGGAGCACAGAAAGCGAATGCGACAGCAAAAGCAGAAGGAGCGCCTCGAACGGGAGGCGGAACCTGTGAAGAAAGATAATGAAGTGCTGCGGAAGCTAGAAGAGCGAGAAATGATGGAGGAACTTGGTCTAGATCCAGATAATATCGACGAGGATCAGCTGCACGATATGCTGAATCAAGAACCTCTGAAATCCACCAACGAAAGTAGTCCTAAATCCTTAACCCAGGAAGAGGAGGATGAGCTGTGGAAGAAGCTGGAAGCCGAGGAGCAGAACGAAGCCGATGAGCTCAGCTCAGAAGCAGAAGAAAGCCTTAAAACAACGGATAACCTAGTGCGCCAGCTCATGTCCGGAGAAACAGAAACTCCATCTTCCAAAAAACGCACTGCAGGAACCAATAGAAACGTGGAAATACAGGATCCCATATCGGaagatgatggtgatgatgatgatgagggtGACCAGGAGGAAGAGGTGCGAACCATACGGGAGCAGATGTCGCTGCTACCCAACGAAGATCGTGAGCCGTTCCTCAGAGCTCAACTGCATGTACTTAAAGCAAAAATGAGGAAGATACAAAAGGTCAACTTTATAAGCGATGAGCTGATTCACTTGATGAATGTGGTGGTCATGCTAGAGGACGACCTACAGGACTTGGTATTTGAGCAGGAACTGGAGGCCAgcgaggaagaggaggaggtTGTCGAAAACAATCATCTTCCAGATGAGCCAAGCAAAGAGCTTTCGACTGTATCTGAATCCAGCACAAATAAACGTCGCATTTCGTTTGCCCTCGACGACGAAAAACTTGAATTCAGAAGGGAGGAGACCGTTGCCGAAATGTTGCCCAATGCGAAAAAGAACTCGAGGGATATCATCAAGCTAAATGCACCTCTTAAACCGGCAGGAGATCCACAACCCGCATCCATTAAAACAAAACGTCAAACAACCCAGGATATCTTGCAAAAAGTAGAACGAAACATTGAGTTTGTCAAGGAAAACCAGAGTGTCCAGGACTTCGATTTACTCAATCGAATTATGGAAGAGTCTACGGGACTCATAAACACTTTACACATAAGTTTCACACATTCCGGTGCCATACCTTCGCCCAGTAGTGATCAAAGCGATGGCATACCTGGAAAGCCCTCTGATTTCTATGTGAGGTATGAGAAGGACCGGGCGCGGCCTAATGATTCGTTTCCTATCTATGTGAACGGCTTTGAAGGCGAGGAGCACGTTAAAGTTCCCATAATGAGCGAAGCTGCACGTGGATCAGCCTATGAAGATCCCAGAAGTCAGGTAAGATCATGTTAGTTCGATCAGATCATAAGCTAACGTCCTGGCCTTGCAGTTCTCCAAGCCCAATTCTTCGGAAATATGTTTCACACATTCCGGCTCCATAACTCCGACCAGTAATGATCAAAGTGATGATATACCTGGAAATCCATTTGATTTCTATGAGAAGTATGAGAAGGACCGAGCGAAGTTCTCCAAGTCCAATTCCTCGGAGGGCGACGCTACTGACCCTGAATCAGCGACCAAATCGATCCTACGAAACAAATCTGCTGTGGACCTGGAGCCGCATAATGTCAACCAGCAGCCCAAGAAGGGCAGGAAGGTCCGGAATCAAAAGAAGAAGGAGCGCACCCTAGACGATGACCTGCGCGACATGAGCGCCTACCAAAAGGTCATGCATGATCTTGTGGAGAAGGAGCCGACTGCACCGGAGCCTCTGCCACCGGGCAAGTTCATCGACTCGCATGCGCCAAAGAAGCGGGTTAGCCGCTTCAAGGAGCAGCGAGCCCTTAACAAAACGTAGCGAAGAGTAAAACTTCAGCTGGATATTACTAGTATATTTGTTCAAGTTTAATGTGAATTTGTATTACAAACACAACGCAAACAATAAACAACTACTGGTGTGGTGTACATtcgttttaaaattaaacactAGGTACTAGTCCGCTGAAAcggaatttatttttaaaacatttacatttacagtAGGCTTCAATTTACATTAGATCAGAATGAGAGTTTTTGATTCAAGAATGTACGCGATTGAAGGACCTGGCCGCCCGCACGTGTGCGCTATCTTACAGGCTATTCTAAAGTACATATTAACAGCTAATACATACAGTACGAACCCTAAGCATAAGTGTAGTTGGACGCTCTACTCAAGGACACAGCCCATTCCATTGTGTTCAATCATGGTCTACCGAGAATCAAATATGTCTTGAGTGTCTGGCCAGCAGGATGCAGGGATGCCTCCAACGCGGGGTCTCATGGCCCTGTCTGGTGTTCACAGATGCTACAGAATTTCTACATGTCAAAGTCCTCCAGGCCGAGGAACTCCCTTTCTAGAGCGGCGCCCATCATGTTCCATTCGccgtcgtcctcgtcctccgGTTCCTTCTCGCTGTTGGACTCGGATCCAAGCTCCAGGTCGGAAGGCAGGTCTTCCCCTGGAACATTGATGCAAATATTAAAAGGTTAACACAAGTTTTGTGCGGACGGGCTACCTCGCCTAAACTTGGCGCTGGGCATCTCATCGTCATCGTCCTCCTTCTCGTTATTGTCATCGGCCTCCTCGTTCGAGCTAATGTCCACCTCCACGAGGTTTGGCGCTCCAATCATTATATCATCGCTTCGCGTGAAAAAGTCGTGAGCTCTGTTGGAATTATCATCTTCGCGCTTTCTCTTCAACAGCTTCTTGTCCATTGGTGGATTTTCTTGAGTTATTAAAGACGTATTCGATTAAACGTGGATACAGACACATGGATTAATAAGTAAAATACCTACCAAAATTTACAGGACCCTCGTCGCTGGACGAGTCTGACTCGAAGAATGTTTCGTAGTCCTTATTCATAGACTCGATATCTGCGTTGGTGAAGACCAGCAGCGGATTCAGCGTTTCGCGGAAGTTGCCGctctgctcctcctgctgcttgCTGCTCGAGGGTGAGATCTCCGAACGCTCGCTGTAGTTAACCACGTGCTCGGGACTATGGCAATGGGCGGGTGGCTGGCGACCCTTGTTGCGTACCTTGCGGTCCAGTGGAAAGAGCTTCTCCTCCACGTGCTCCCAGCGCTCGGCGCAGGTCCACAACCAATTCGCATTGACCACTTTAATGGCAGGCTCTTTTTTGGCGGCGTTAACCTTGTAGGTGCCTGCGTTGACCGCCACTAGATGCGTTATCTCCTTGTCAATATTGGGCTTCACTTCGGCGCCCAGGCTCTTGGCTATGAAATACGCCCGCGACTGCTCGAGCTTCATCTGCGTGGGCACCAGGCCGGAGAACACCAGGTTCTTGCCGCGCAGCACTTCGCTCCGAATCTTCGGAACGATAACCTTTAGATCGGGTATTTCCGTGGTTTCGTCGTAAATAGAGTAGAATCGCTTGTGAATGTTACGAAGTATGACCTCTAGATACAGCAGGTAATCGTCGGGGTCTTCAATCTCTATCTGCTTTTGCCCCTCGAGCGGTGCTCGTAAGCTGGGCGTCTTAGACGTGGTGGCCACATCAGCGTCAGCAGACGGGCGCTTCTCATCCGGCGAAGTGGTGGATGAGGCTACAACCTCATTCTTTTCTGCCGGTGTGGGGGGCACCTCGGCTTTTGTGCTCTCCTTGGAATTATCATCAATAACTACTACGTCTTCGCCATCGCTGGCTGCTTTTTCAGCATCTGGTGAGCCAGATGAGCTGTCGTCTATGACCACAATATCCTCAGCATTAGTCTTGCCATTCAATTTGTCTCTCGGCTCTTTGGGTGCTTCTGTAGCGCTTGAGGCGTTGGAAACCTCTGGATCCTTGGCATCGCCCTCTATTTCGAACACGTCTACTGACTCCTCGTTTACATCGTCATCTTTGCTTGTGCTTGTGACGGTATTATCACCCTTATCGGTGTCTTCTGGTTTGACTTCGCTGCTGGATTCCGTCTTATCTTTGTCCCCATGCTTCTCGGTAATCTCTGCAACAAATGGAAATATCGTTAGAAACATTCAAGTCAGCTTGCTGGAACACCCAACCCACCTTTAAAGTCAACGCCTTCGCCATCCAGTTCATGCTTAGACAAACCCGGCGGGGCATTGATGTCACCAGTGTGTTGAAAGAAGTGGTAGGGCTTAACCTGAATCAAATTTGAAGCCATGTTCCACACATCCTCGCGATCGTCAATGATGCACACCATGGAATCGCCATTCGGAAACAGAGCCCTGTAATATACAATTTGTAGATTATTGTTTAACACGTTTAACAAGTGAAAATCCAAACAGCTTTCAGGTATAGAAACGCACTTTAAATTGTCCGTCTTGCTGGTGGCGTTGAAACACTCGTCTCTGGACAGAATCCTGTGCGAGAAGAACTTGCCCTCCGGGTCCAGCAGCTGGGCAATCATGTGCGCGTAGTTACGCGCACCAAAAGTGCAAATGTGCAGTTCGTACAGCTGGGACATGCGCTCCAGAAACTCGGCGGTGCCGGGGCGCAGGCGCGTGTGGTACCACGGGGAATGTGGGCCGTACAGCTGGAAGTGGTAGATGCCCTTGATGTTGTCCGGCACAGTGTCGTTGGTGGTGTGGATCACCGTCTGATCGAGATCGACAAGCAGGACCAGCTTCCTATCCGCCAGCAGGCGGCGGGTGTCGTCGTGCCCGAGCTTCTGGGCCAGCTTCTGGGTGACCTTAAGATCGGGCATGGTGTGCACCATTGGCACCGAGGCCTCGGAGGTCTGTCCCTGCGggttaaatgtttaattattcTATATGCCCCTTGAGGTGGGTGGCAATGTGCACTCACATTCTCGTTCTGACGCAAGTCGGCTCCGCAGTCCGCGCACATGTCCTTGATGACCGTGGTGTGTATGCACTCGGACAGCTCCAGAATGGCATCCCTAAAGAACAGGCTCGGTTAGTGTGTATACGGCTGCATAATTGCATTCCCCCACGCCCAATCGCCGCCCGATTGcaacccccaaactcaccccttCGTAAGAAGCTCCCCTTCCTTGCGAAGGCGCTTCTTCACCACTCCGGCGCGCTGGGACTTGTACCTCTGGATGGCACAGTCCCCGCCCGGCTTTCCCGCGTCCTTCGCGTCCTTCGCGTCCACGCCCACGGGCTGGTAAAGAAACAAGATTTGGGCCGCCGACACGAATTGTCCCTCGCGAACCCGCCATTTATTGATTACCGCTCTCGCCTCGTTCTCTCCCAGCGCAGCTCTCAAAACAATGATGCCGCCACcgctggtgttgttgttgctgttgccgctggcGCTGTTCTTGGCTCCGCTTCCTCCGCCGCCATCGTCGCCTTCGGCAGCTCCAGAtgcggccacgccccctggcGCGCGGCTGGGCGTCGCGCCCTCCTCGTCCGGTATGTTCTGCATCGCAAGGCTTACGTTTTTATATACAAACGATTTGTTTAAATCCCAGTGCCTTGTTGTGTTTGCAATTTGTGTGAATATTGCGCGGAATTCGCATAAGAGCGCGGACAACTTTTGTAACTGCTCTCAAACAGCTGACTGAGCGCGAAAGGCGGAAAGTACTGATGGGGGTTTCACTTCGATTTGGTTAGTTAATGTGCGTAATTAACCATTAATTggtaattcaatttattttactcGTTTCTTTTAGTTTTGAGTTAAAATACAGGATATTCGTCCAAAGATATCGCAGAATCATTTGAATCAGCTGCTTTTGACCGTTAACCAACACTGTTTAATCGGCGGCAAACTAGTTCAGtcgtattttgtttattaactTCCAAAATGAGTGATAAAACCAAGGAAGACCTGAAGCGCAGTGCCCCGGAGGAGGAGAATGAGCCCCAGGAGGAATCTGTGTCATCCGAAAAAGAGGCGGAAGGCGAGGAAGACGCCTGGATTGGACCCATGCCTTCAGAGCAGAGCGCTCCCGCGCCCGCCAAGAAAAAGAAGGGTTATTATTAAGAATTAGATTTCATTTAACTATAACTAATCAATAAATAGTCCTGCCCTATGAACACATCTACCTGGAAAACCTGCCCAATGCTGAGAGCTACGAGAGGAGCTACATGCACCGCGATGTGATCACTCATTTGGTGTGCACGAAGACGGATTTCGTAGTGACCGCCAGTCTGGATGGACACATCAAATTCTGGAAGAAGGGCGAGCTGGGCATCGAGTTCGTCAAGCACTTTCGCAGCCACCTAGGTGGGTTCTTGATCCACATAACGTGTATTTCTTCGTTTAACCAAGTGTTTGTTGCAGTACCCATCAAATCACTGACCACCAACGACAGCGGCACGCTGCTCTGCTCGGCGGCCACGGATCAGACAGCCAAGGTCTTCGATGTTGTCAACTTCGACATGATCAACATCATTCGATTGGGCTACACACCGCAGTGCAGTGAGTGGATAAATGGGCCGGGAGATGCCGTACAAGCACTGGCCATGTAAGTACCTTATCAATATCTGGAGATTAATGATTCTGattgctcctcctccagctcggATTCAGAGAGTAGCCGCATACACATCTACGACGGGCAAGGAGGCGGAGAAGCCCTTCACACCTTGGAGAAACTTCACTCGGCGCCCGTGGTGGCGATGTGCTTGAATGTGGCCATGGAGACCGTCATTTCTGTCGATCGCAATGGCATTCTCGAATACTGGCAAAACTCGAAGTACGACTACAAGTTTCCACAGCGTCTGGTGAATTTTGACTCCAAGCTAGACACAAGTATAGATCGATGATTAAGCTGAGTGAACCTAGACTCATCTAAATATTAACCTTTTAGGCCTCTTTGAGTTTGCCAAACAGAAGACCCAAGTCACGGGTTTAGCCGCCACGCCGGATGGAAAGCGTTTTGCCGCCATTTCCACAGATCGTAAGGTCCGCGTCTTTCAGTTCAACACGGGCAAGTTGATCCGGGTATTCGATGAAGCTCTATCTACATACACCCAAATGCAGCAGACGAAGCACGCCCTGCCCAACATGGAGTTTGGCAGAAGGTAAACTAGAATAAAatagttattatttattggtttAAAGATATGAATTCCAGAATGGCGGCTGAGCGGGATCTGGAGAAGACTGCCCAGAATGCAACCCTTAATATTTTGTTCGACAGCACTGGCAACTTCTTGCTCTACCCAACGATGTTGGGCATCAAGGTGATCAATGTGGTAACGAATCGCTGCGTCACAATTCTAGGAAAAACCGACAACATACGGCCCCTCCAGGTGGCCTTGTTTCAAGGAAGAATTAAGCGCCAAAAAGCTGCTATAACAATGGAGCAAGAGGCCAGTGAAAACCCAGCACTCCAGAATATCCTTAACGATCCAACAGCCTTTTGCACTGCTTACAAGTTAGTTCATACCGTTTTGAATTATATCTATGCTGTATTATAATGTCCATTCTACTACTCTTATTAGAAAAAGTCGCTTCTATTTGTACAGCCGAAGACTGCCCTCGGATCTGCAGGATGTCGACCGCGATATTTTCAACGAGAAGCCCTCGAAGGAGGACATTATCGCCGTGCCGGAAGCTTCAGGTATTTTGGTTTGGCTTATCCCATTAACCTTTCTTAACTAACCCAAAACATGTTTCTATTGCACGCCAACAATATTTTAAGACGAAGGTTATTCCTATCAGATATTTCAAGAACAATTCATTACAAAATGTTCCTTCTATTCTAGTCGTGCAACGCATCTACGAGAACGTGGTGCTCCACACCACGAAAGGCGATATCCACATGAGGCTGTTCTTCAAGGAGGTTCCAAAGACGGTTGAGAACTTCTGTGTTCATGCGAAAAATGGGTATTATATATACGTCAACTGTTGAGAACTGTCCCATTGCAATCACATTATTTTGTCAGGTACTACAATGGACACATATTCCATCGCGTGATCAAGGGCTTCATGGTGCAGACTGGCGATCCCACGGGAACGGGCACGGGCGGCAAATCCATTTGGGGAAGCGATTTCAAAGACGAGTTCGTGCCGAGCCTGAAACACGATCGGCCCTACACGGTCAGCATGGCTAACGCGGGTCCAAACACGAATGGAAGCCAGTTCTTTATCACAGTCCTGCCCACGGTAAGGATGAATGCAGCGGTGATTAGTTTACTTTACTGGATTGACTAAGTACCAATCTCTAATTGCAGCCCTGGCTCGACAACAAGCACACGGTGTTCGGAAGAGTTTACCGCGGCATGGAGGTGGTTCTCAACATTTGCAATTCCAAGGCGAATCCCAAGACGGACAAGCCCTACGACgacattaaaattatttcgaTACACTTAAGTAATTGAGCAGAGGGCTAAAATAAAACTTTCAGCGACACTGGTTTTCAAATCTTCGGAGAACCGCCAATGCGCCGCAAAgaattttggtatttttttttaactcggtttttttggtgttttccCAGCCCGGCACACTAAACAGCTGATTCGTTTCTTGCATTCGGTGTTCCTTTTGTTTCGATAGTgcaattaatataaattgggaCAACTGCAAATCTAATAGTATTATTAGAACCGGAATTAGTTGTGCACCTTCTAGTATTAGAGACTTATTAACATAACCAACCTGTGCCTACCGGAAATATAGAGGTACTTCTCGCAAATTATGCGGGTTCTTGCAAGATAATACGATACCATTTGTTTATGGctgagtaaaaaaaaaacaaagaactCCAGGCTGACGAGTCATTTGTGCGTATCGGCACTGAATCTGCTCCAGATTCGAAAACTAGgtttatttacatttgcatGCAAAGGTATATTGTCTTCGATATGTGAATTGTAGTATACGTACATAGTTGCCTTTATTTCCAGACATGAGCTAGGCCAAATATAACCGCTCGCCATGTCCAATATGGATCCAAGTGATGTCCGCAGTACCGCCCAGCTCATCCTGGCCAACGCTCGGCAGGGAAATAGCGCTTACAACATGCAGTATGATATGTGTGAGTATAGCAATGATTAAATGATCCCGCCCAAGCCATAACGATCTCCCACCGACTTCAGCACGGGCACATTCCATAAACCTGATTACGGAGGACTTCTTGGCCGGTTATATGCAGGATGGCAGGATGTCCGTGGTTCGAAGGTTTTTCTGCCTCTTCGTCACATTCGACTTGGTCTTCGTTTCGCTGCTGTGGCTCATTTGCATTGTGGTAGGGGATGGAGGCATTCCAATGAGATTACGATGCTATTTACCATGCATTTCTGTTCCCAGATCAATGGAGACAATATATTCACTGCCTTCCACAAACAAATCGTGGAGTACACCATCTACAAATCGCTCTttgatgttgtggcagtcGCTATCTGCCGATTTTTGGTGCTCATATTTTTCTACGCCATATTGTACATCAATCACTGGTCCATCATAGCGGTATAGTTTTGCTTTCCAATTATAGAATTCCTTTTATATCTAATTATTTCTGCAGCTCTCTACAAGTGGGTCTTGCTTGTTCCTCATCTCGAAGGTGTTTGTGTTCGATGTAAGCCTGAGAAACCAGCCACCTTAATGTACTCTTAGATAATTTCGTGTGAATCTTTCAGTGGCTGGATTCAAAGCAGCAGGTATTTGAGGTAATCCTCATAATAACCTCGTTCATACTGGCTTGGGGAGAAGCCTGGTTCCTGGACTGTAGGGTGATTCCTCAAGAGCGACATGCCCAACACTATTTCCGGAGTAAGTTACGCAGACAGATCCCCATATCATATTCATTGATTTTCGCATTTAAGCTATGACTTCAAATGATCGCACACCCATGGAACAGCCTGCCATTTTGATTGAGCAAGAACGGCCTCCGCAAAGTGTAACCGATTTTTATTCACTCATGGACACGGCTCGTCATTCCGACGAGGAGGATGAGTTGGTATGTTATTCATGAATGCGCATTTTTAAGTCTGTCCAGAATAAGAAAGTGAATCTAGTGGAAATATAAAATGAAGCACAATTGATTTTGTCACCATATCTCCAAAGAGTCTGATCCAATGACATCGGTAGTTCTGGGAGTTTTTCCCGCATTTCTAAGATTTTTTATTCGTTCACTTTACAGGATGATGAGTACACACAAATGGGATTGGATTGCCTTCGAAAGGCCTACGAGATCATCGAGTCAAGTGACTGGAAGGTGGAAAAAGTTAACCAGAAAGGCGACACCATACACAGCACTCAGCGCGACAAGATTGGAAAGATCTACAAGTTGACGGTAAGGGTAAAGCAATGATCAGGGAATATTTCTTCTTATACGTAAACTTCACAGGCCCGCATCAAGTATCCTGCAAAGGCTCTGATGGAAGATCTGTTCTATCGCATTGAAGACTGTCCCAAGTGGAATCCTGCTCTTTTGGAGTCCAAGATAGTACGCGTGAGTGGGCACACAACATGACGATTTAAAACTCCTGATTATATTGAGTGTTTCGCACAGAAAATCAACTCCTACACCGATATTACCTATCAGGTATCCGTGGGCGGAGGAGGTGGCATGGTGAAGAGCCGCGACTTCGTGAACTTGCGGTCTTGTAGGCTCTTTTACAATGGTCAAATCTGCGATGACGATGAGACGGCTCAGCTCAGCAGCGATGATGGGAACAGCAGTCTAAATCGGTCTTGCGAGGGTAGTGTTAGTACCATTTCCGATGGTGACTCAAACACCCCACTGCTGCCCAGTAGCGTGTCTAGTTGCAAGGCAACGTTTCCCACTTCATCCAAGGGAGCCGCTATGCCTTTTGACACCCTGGGCAACAGCTTGGGCGCCAAGAGCCTAGGTCCCATCGTGAACTTTGACGAGGAGCCACCGCCATTGGATCAGGACGAGTTCGAGGATGCTAAGGACAAGGTCGACGGCGA
The sequence above is drawn from the Drosophila melanogaster chromosome 2R genome and encodes:
- the Start1 gene encoding Start1, isoform D, translated to MTSDDEYTQMGLDCLRKAYEIIESSDWKVEKVNQKGDTIHSTQRDKIGKIYKLTARIKYPAKALMEDLFYRIEDCPKWNPALLESKIVRKINSYTDITYQVSVGGGGGMVKSRDFVNLRSCRLFYNGQICDDDETAQLSSDDGNSSLNRSCEGSVSTISDGDSNTPLLPSSVSSCKATFPTSSKGAAMPFDTLGNSLGAKSLGPIVNFDEEPPPLDQDEFEDAKDKVDGEANNMTKPNVPSVGKTKDRVWVTSAVSVQYAAVPPSPKYTRGQNIVSGFAFREIVGKSDSCIVEWVLCLDLKGYIPRYVLDAALTSSMTDYISNLRKHVNELRQKGRGRAPRTH
- the Start1 gene encoding Start1, isoform B — encoded protein: MSNMDPSDVRSTAQLILANARQGNSAYNMQYDMSRAHSINLITEDFLAGYMQDGRMSVVRRFFCLFVTFDLVFVSLLWLICIVINGDNIFTAFHKQIVEYTIYKSLFDVVAVAICRFLVLIFFYAILYINHWSIIALSTSGSCLFLISKVFVFDWLDSKQQVFEVILIITSFILAWGEAWFLDCRVIPQERHAQHYFRTMTSNDRTPMEQPAILIEQERPPQSVTDFYSLMDTARHSDEEDELDDEYTQMGLDCLRKAYEIIESSDWKVEKVNQKGDTIHSTQRDKIGKIYKLTARIKYPAKALMEDLFYRIEDCPKWNPALLESKIVRKINSYTDITYQVSVGGGGGMVKSRDFVNLRSCRLFYNGQICDDDETAQLSSDDGNSSLNRSCEGSVSTISDGDSNTPLLPSSVSSCKATFPTSSKGAAMPFDTLGNSLGAKSLGPIVNFDEEPPPLDQDEFEDAKDKVDGEANNMTKPNVPSVGKTKDRVWVTSAVSVQYAAVPPSPKYTSRLTLQFSEGRTLSVGLRFVKSLENRIAALWSGCFA
- the Start1 gene encoding Start1, isoform C; this encodes MSNMDPSDVRSTAQLILANARQGNSAYNMQYDMSRAHSINLITEDFLAGYMQDGRMSVVRRFFCLFVTFDLVFVSLLWLICIVINGDNIFTAFHKQIVEYTIYKSLFDVVAVAICRFLVLIFFYAILYINHWSIIALSTSGSCLFLISKVFVFDWLDSKQQVFEVILIITSFILAWGEAWFLDCRVIPQERHAQHYFRTMTSNDRTPMEQPAILIEQERPPQSVTDFYSLMDTARHSDEEDELDDEYTQMGLDCLRKAYEIIESSDWKVEKVNQKGDTIHSTQRDKIGKIYKLTARIKYPAKALMEDLFYRIEDCPKWNPALLESKIVRKINSYTDITYQVSVGGGGGMVKSRDFVNLRSCRLFYNGQICDDDETAQLSSDDGNSSLNRSCEGSVSTISDGDSNTPLLPSSVSSCKATFPTSSKGAAMPFDTLGNSLGAKSLGPIVNFDEEPPPLDQDEFEDAKDKVDGEANNMTKPNVPSVGKTKDRVWVTSAVSVQYAAVPPSPKYTRGQNIVSGFAFREIVGKSDSCIVEWVLCLDLKGYIPRYVLDAALTSSMTDYISNLRKHVNELRQKGRGRAPRTH